The segment GGGTCCTCGCGGTCGAACAGTCCACGATCGTCACCGGGTGCCTCGTAGGTGCGTTCGGGAGCCTCCTCGTAGACCCACTGGCACCCTTTCATCCGAGGGTCCGGGTAGAGAACGTGGAACTGTCCGGGTTCGAGGAGTTGCCGATTGACGTGAACGGGGTCCTCGTACCGCTTCACGTCGCGGACCATGTCCTCGAGGTCGACCTCGATCGCATCGTGAAGCGGGTTTTTCGGCACGAGTTCGGCGCTCACGTCGACGCCCTTCGGAACGAGCACGGTCGTCCACGGAGCGAGCGGAAGCCACTCCGAGCGGCTCGTCGAGCCGCGCCAAACCACTTTCTCCTCGTTGACCTCGAGGAGTCGGATCGACCAGGAGAGGCCGAAGGTCGACTTCCCGCATCCGGGTTTCCCGGTCGCGAGGAAGTCGGTGCCGCCGGCATCCTGATTCGGGCCGGCGGCCCATGTGTGTTCGAGGGCGTTCGGAACGACGTTCGGATACTCGAACGCCTCGGAGTTGTAGGGCGCGATGCCGAACTCCTCGCGCATCGAACGCGCGTCGGTCCATCGGCCGCCCTGCCCCGTCGCCTGTTCTGTCCAGTCGATCGTTTCGGTGAGGTACTGGTCGTTTTCGTTCGGTTGGAGACTCATAGATGTGCCCCCGTGGAGGGGTCTTTGTCTTCGTCGGGCTGTTCGCCGGCTCGACCCACGAGGTCGCGCACGCCGC is part of the Haloplanus natans DSM 17983 genome and harbors:
- a CDS encoding ATP-binding protein; protein product: MSLQPNENDQYLTETIDWTEQATGQGGRWTDARSMREEFGIAPYNSEAFEYPNVVPNALEHTWAAGPNQDAGGTDFLATGKPGCGKSTFGLSWSIRLLEVNEEKVVWRGSTSRSEWLPLAPWTTVLVPKGVDVSAELVPKNPLHDAIEVDLEDMVRDVKRYEDPVHVNRQLLEPGQFHVLYPDPRMKGCQWVYEEAPERTYEAPGDDRGLFDREDPLNHWWFAYVLARVEKGPNDFLSLILDEIGDIAPEAARSDQFATYQKVELLRDAFVDARKYGLSLFAFGHSERDIHNLIRHKIRWRISMPGSANPTSKNDVIGMDSVPMTNDMTSRYDIGECLPFTERNFERKVRWDDIPAPHDRTLSVDLEVR